The DNA region TAATTTGACAGGCGATTGTCGCTGAGCAACATAGCTAAAATGTTCGTTCTTTTGACACCATCTTGGCTTTTTTTTGGTTTCCTACCCGGTGTCCGGTGCCCGCATTGAAGCCCGACTATATCCGAATTCACGCCACGTAGGGCTCGTTCGTACTTTTGACACCATCTTGGCTTGTTATTAATGAAAAAATATTATTTGTCCAGAAAATTCTTTTGTGGAGAATGGCTGTAGAATTTATTTTTTTGAGCAAGAAAAGGAGTAGCATTTAGTGCAAGCTTCAACCTTTACGGTGTGATACAGAGTTTGTTTTAATGACGGTGGTGTCAGGACAGCTTGTGGCGCAATGTTATACACTAAGATTTAGCAATAACTCATACCCGTATCGCTGGTGTCATGAGAATTTCATCTTCATCCTTGGTGTCATGAGGTACCTCCTTGATTTCACTCTGGATTATGTGCTTGTCCTTCTGATTAATAGGATGTCCTCCTCTATCTTCAAATTTTTGCACAGTTTCATAGCACCTGAAACAGTACCAATACAGACCAAATGTTGCAAAGAAAAATTCTAGGGAATATGAAACTATCATTCTCAAATGATTTCTCATATGAATATTTTCATACACCAAACAGAATTTAGCAAAACAAAATGTAACAGCATCCTTTTCATTTTTACGTTCCTAAAATTCCCAATATTAATTTTTTGATGAATATGTCAGCGATATTTAAAAAACGCATAACGAAAAGACTCAGAACGCATTTGAGCTAAAACCTACCATGGACGAAGCAAAAAACTGAAGTTGGGGAGGGTGGTGTGTACGCAGCCTTACtctaccttgtgaaggtagagaggttgtttccgatagaccctcgactcaagtaAAGCATATTAAATAAGGTAAAAACAGGAAATACACTATTGAAGAAGCCATGTTGAAAAAGATGGAGAAAAGAACAGTAGCGACAATAAATAATACGATAACGGAAGCAAAGGAAACAATAGGTAATAATAAAACCAAAGAATAAGATAGTAGGAGAGTAATAACATTGATAAGGAAAACTAGACAACGCTCGGCTACCTACTGACCTTCGACCCTACAGTGTCTCCCCACCGCAACCAAAAATTGGTCCACAAAGTTCTCCCACCTAGACAGCAACCCCCCAACCCctgctgtgtttttttttttgggggggggggggggggggtcgtttCTCTGCCAGGAAGAAGGATTGTTGAGAAGGAGATTTATTGAATTCCTTCAATGGATCTGCTAAAATATATTTTCTATTGCATGCTCTTTGATCCTAAAATGGACAATCAGCTCAGTCCAACTGGTTCGTATAAAGCATGCAAACGACAACATGCTTGAAAGGAAGCAAATAACGCTACATTTTTTCTAACTCACGTATACTATATCTTCTCTGTCCTCATATACCTTTCTTCATTTGAACTCTCTGGTTGCCTTTGAGATTGCATAAAATAATTATAACCATAAGCAAGCAGTTGGTGTTGGTAGCACTAGCTCTACTTTATATCCCTTTCACGAAATCAAGGATGGACTTGGCATTAACTAAGACTTATACTAATTCTGCGTGTGTGTGGAGGAAAACCAAAAATAGTACAGTATACAAATGAGAAGTTTTTATCAATCCACATCCAAGGTTGCAACAAGCATCGACTCTATAAAAACCAGAAATTTTTTACAACTCTAAGCATATAGAGAGATGCGATCCTTACTTGTCACAAAGCTGAAAGTTCTTGCATTGCTTGCACTCCCGATGATTTCCAGAAACCATTAGAATGCCGCAGCGGGTGCATGCATGCTGTAAAACCGCAATAAAATCCTTCTCCATTGTAGAAATTGTTTCACCAAGCTGTGGCAAGTTAAAAACAAAATGGACAGAGTTTAAAAAGTGCAGATCAATGGAGACTAGCAGCACGATCAGCTTTCGTGATGAAGTAtggaaaataaaaaacaaaacaaaaaagacaTACTAGCAGCAACAGTTTGCAGAAGTGTTCTAAATGAACAATATTAGATGATTCAGATATTAAAAAACAGGGACACTGGAAATTATTCTTCTAGCATAATAACCTATAAATACAGAAGGAAGACATAAATCCTTGAGGGATTTGATTTCTATTcacttcaagattttttttttttttttttgacaaggtAACATGCTGTATTAATAAATTATCAGCATAAAGTGCGGGAATCCAAAAATTAACAGCTTTTGAATCTACATCCAAAAAGAGTAAAAACAAGACTATCTCTAAATCCTATTTCATCTTACAAGGATCCTAGGATGTCCGCTATAGAAACAGGGTCATCTATATACTCTGAACTACACCAATAACAAAAACTTTATAATG from Lycium barbarum isolate Lr01 chromosome 10, ASM1917538v2, whole genome shotgun sequence includes:
- the LOC132615278 gene encoding histone acetyltransferase HAC12-like codes for the protein MEKDFIAVLQHACTRCGILMVSGNHRECKQCKNFQLCDKCYETVQKFEDRGGHPINQKDKHIIQSEIKEVPHDTKDEDEILMTPAIRLKEDA